In the genome of Harmonia axyridis chromosome 4, icHarAxyr1.1, whole genome shotgun sequence, the window ACAGTATCATATCCGGTCTCATGCCTCCATGACTCTCCAAAGAGTATTTTGCAGGCCCGTATGGCTGCAATGGCTCTGGAAAGAGTTTTGTCTATATGGTTCCTCCAGATTAGCTTACTACCCAGATATTTACACTTAATGGGGAAAAGTTCAGAGTCTGGTCATTGAGAACCAGTGCTCTGAGGTTAAGATTCCTTCTTCAAGTGAATAAAATCAGCATTTTCTTTGAGAAATTGGCAGTTAGTTTTTCTTCCTCGCACAACTTCTCGATAATACCTACTGAGGGCATACTGCATTCGATCACTTATGCTTACCTCTCACAGTCACCACTATATCGCTGGCATATGCCTTAAATTAAAACCACTTGCCATGGGAccatccatgaccaagctcACAGCAGAGGGAACAATTCCTCTCCTTGTACCACCCAGTAGCCTTGCACGTCAGCACAGTCACTTCTGTTCCCCCTAGAGGCCCTAGACATGCCACAACGGTTCACACCCTCAACATAACCTTTGCTTTTAGCAGCATTACATATGGAGACATGAAGGTTGTTTTAAAAGGCCTCCAAAGACAACCCAACCATTGCAAGCATAATCTCCTTTGCGGTGAGGGTGCGTTCCACTTCTCCAATGGTGGGGCGTCTACAACGTCTACAGTAGTTACTCGCACAATAGACGATAGAAGatgtaaaaaaatcaaaacgagTGAGTACGTATTAAAGTAGATTCATGGAAATACACGCAAGAAATGTTTGATTGGAGAAAACAAATCATAATAAGTAATTCATATTTTGTTCCATTGAATACTATTCTGACACAGTATCACAATTTACTTATCAcgataatatatatttaaatatctaaGGAAATCGCGTGGCTTTCACATGGTATATTGGATATGTCGTCTAATACCATTCTGTCCCAGTTTTCGATCTGAATGTATAAGAAGAAACCTTACAAGAAAATTGGATTACCACAAATCAATAAACATAATATTTCCGGCATATACTTGTTTTACTTAGttctatcgattttttttcaaattggtgTGAAGGATAAACATTCACTTCTCGAATATCCGTGGGAAATATTACACAGTATATTTCTTACACAAAACAGTGAAAGGAAAACTTTGCATTCGGCAGACTGAGAGCTTCGCAAAGGACCTGAGATGGTATTCtagacaagtgatctttcaaaacgctGTTGGCTGTATAAGAAAATTGaagatgaaaaattcattccatAATTTGGAGATTGGAATGTAGGTCGAAGTGAAttactaaagaaaaaaataatttcaaatattcagttttctttCAGATGTTCCTAGGAGATCCAGGGCCCCgccagaataataataaaataatagggacaaaaaaaaacagttgataaaacaagacatatttttgATACAAAATGATTCTTATTTAAAGTACCACtctttgtattgaaataaaaattgtcaaggaccaatttcattgaaatcgaataggcgCTGGCGCTGTCAACTAGCAATGAAAATAACCCCAGCTACGCTAGTGTTGATCGCTaaggttttttaatttttaggggTTAGCAAGTTCTAAAATAactcaatttatttattattgtgtATACTAACTAAGTCTTTACTAAAAAACAGCGGAGCACACCGATGTTATTCGAATTATTTTCCGCCCTTATCTAGTCTGAAATGGTTCAACTATTTGCGTTCAATTTATCCGACAGAGAAATTTCGTATGGCGAGATTTCTCTTCCCGACCACCCTGGTGTGAATgataaattgaacaaaaatagtTGAACTCTTACAATTTAGATTCATTCTTACCAGAGGAATAGCCAAGAGAATTCCAGCGATGGAAATTTCACTGTCAGATTATTCGAACGAAAATAGTTGAATTCCTGTGGTGAAGAAGATAATTCCAGACCCGGAAATTTCTCTGTTAggtaaattgaacgaaaatagtgAAACCCTTTATAGGTGCATTCACACCAGGGCGGTGGCGAAGAGAATTCCAGACTCGGAAATTTCTCTGCTGGGTAAATTAAACGAAAATAGTTGAACCCTTTAGGTTTATTAACACCAGTGCAGTGGCGAAGAGAATTCCAGACCCGGAAATTTCTCTGTTGAGTAGATTGAACGAGGATAGTTGAACCCTTTAGGTGCATTCACACCAGGGCGGTGGCGAAGAAAATCCAGGCCCGGAAATTTCTCTGTTGGGTAAATTGAACGAATATAGTTGAACCGTTTAGGTGCATAAATACCAGTGCGGTGGCGAAGAGAATTCCAGAGCCGGAAATTTCTCTGATGggtaaattgaacgaaaatagtaCAACCCTTTAGGTGCTTTCACACCAAAGCGGTGgcgaaaataatttcagatcACAAAATTTCTCTGTTgggtatattgaatgaaaatagttGAACCCTTTAGGTGCATTCACACTAATGCGGTGGCGAAGAGAATTCCAGTCCCGAAATTTTCTCTTTTGGGTGAATTGAAGGAAAATAGTTGAACAATCTAGGTGCATTCAAACCAGGGCGGTGGCGAAGAGAATTATAGACTCGAAAATTTCTCTGTTGGATAAATCGAAAGAAAAAAGTTGAACTCATCATGTGTATTCGCATCAGGGGGGTATCGAAGAGAATTCAAAACCCGGAAATTTCTCTAATGGgtaaattgaaagaaaatcgTTGAACCCTTCAGGTGCATTCACAATAGGGCGGTGGTGAAGAGAATTCCAAACCCGTAATTTTCTCTATCGGATAAATGAAGCCGAAATAGTTGAATCCTTCAGGTGCATTCACACCAGGGCGGGGGCGAAGAGAATGCCAGACCCGGAAATTTCTCTGTTGggaaattgaacgaaaatagttGAACCCTTCAGGTGCATTCACAATAGGGCGGTGGTGAAGAGAATTCCAAACCCGAAATTTTCTCTATCGGATAAATGAAGCCCAAATAGTTGAATCCTTCAGGTGCATTCACACCAGGGCGGGGGCGAAGAGAATGCCAGGCCCGGAAATTTCTCTGTTgggaaattgaatgaaaatagttGAACCCTTCAGGTGCATTCACAATAGGGCGGTGGTGAAGAGAATTCCAAAACCGAAATTTTCTCTATCGGATAAATGAAGCCGAAATAGTTGAATACTTCAGGTGCATTCACAATAGGGCAGGGGCGAAGAGAATGCCAGACCCGGAAATTTCTCTGTTCagaaattgaacgaaaatagttGAACCCTTCAGGTGCATTCACAATAGGGCGGGGGCGAAGAGAATGCCAGACCCGGAAATTTCTCTGTTGggaaattgaacgaaaatagttGAACCCTTCAGGTGCATTCACAATAGGGCGGTGATGAAGAGAATTCCAAACCCGAAATTTTCTCTATCGGATAAATGAAGCCGAAATAGTTGAATCCTTCAGGTGCATTCACACCAGGGCGGGGACGAAGAGAATGCCAGACCCGGAAATTTTTCTGTTGggaaattgaacgaaaatagttGAACCCTTCAGGTGCATTCACAATAGGGCGGTGGTGAAGAGAATTCCAAACCCGAAATTTTCTCTATCGGATAAATGAAGCCCAAATAGTTGAATCCTTCAGGTGCATTCACACCAGGGCGGGGGCGAAGAGAATGCCAGGCCCGGAAATTTCTCTGTTgggaaattgaatgaaaatagttGAACCCTTCAGGTGCATTCACAATAGGGCGGTGATGAAGAGAATTCCAAACCCGAAATTTTCTCTATCGGATAAATGAAGCCGAAATAGTTGAATCCTTCAGGTGCATTCACACCAGGGCGGGGACGAAGAGAATGCCAGACCCGGAAATTTTTCTGTTGggaaattgaacgaaaatagttGAACCCTTCAGGTGCATTCACAATAGGGCGGTGGTGAAGAGAATTCCAAACCCGTAATTTTCTCTATCGGATAAATGAAGCCGAAATAGTTGAATCCTTCAGTTGCATTCACACCAGGGCGGTGGCGAAGAGAATTCCAGACCCGGAATTTTTTCTGTTGggtaaattgaacgaaaatagttGAACCCTTCAGGTGCATTCACAATAGGGCGGGGGCGAAGAGAATGCCAGACCCGGAAATTTCTCTGTTGggaaattgaacgaaaatagttGAACCCTTCAGGTGCATTCACAATAGGGCGGTGGTGAAGAGAATTCCAAACCCGAAATTTTCTCTATCGGATAAATGAAGCCGAAATAGTTGAATCCTTCAGGTGCATTCACACCAGGGCGGTGGCGAAGAGAATTCCAGACCCGGAATTTTTTCTGTTGggtaaattgaacgaaaatagttGATCCCTTTAGGTGCATTCACACCCATTCTCTTTCAAACTTACACaccatgtatctcaaaaacgaagCATGTTagaatatatgtttatatgaccttttttcaataaacaagttgttctatccgacgcaagagctattgaactaaaatctgggcCACCATGTATTCTGtttaaataaagaataatgaataaataagaaTACTTATAATGTATCAATAAAGGGtacttggatttttttttactacttAAGATCCTCTGACATGGACAACCATTCTTCATTATGTTTTCACAAAAGcaatattatataaaataacaatgtttattggaaaaattaacAACATATAGTTACAAAAAAGTTTCCCAACTGGTCTTCAAATACAAAACATTTAGCACATATTAACACACTAAACAGATACCAATActacagctatttgagagttCTCTAAGTTATATTTATTCACAATGATACATCTATGATATTCAAGTATTAAGCGCTTCAGagattcagttcatttttaAACAAGTCATGAATGATTGttctataacaaaaaaaaaacaaatcactAACTTTTTTTTAGTACTTTCATTAGTCAATTAAGAAAAATTATGTCAGTACAAAAATATAGTGCCTCTGCTCAAAGCTTGTGCCAGTTAAGATATGAAGTGTTAAGAGTTTAGATGGAGACTATCGTTAGTAATATTATAAGGTTGGCGTATCTACACTATTGTAATGTTTGGAATGATAGATTTTCAGTAACTGCTCATTTTCTTTTACTTTGTAAGTGTATCCCATCACCACTTAAGGCAAGTGAATGGTTAGATAAtctcaaaaaatgttttattgaaacTTTCAGACCAAAAAATTCCTTGAACCTATTCTTTATCTATTTCAGTCTAAACAAggatttattttatagaaataaaacaaaatgtaaaaattatatttgataAGATCACTCTCAGGACATACtcttatatgaaattttcacagctTATATTATAGCTAAGAATAacttttgttaaaaaaaattgatttgttataaaatattatttctaataaaatttaCATTATGAGAAAATATCACAATCGTTAAGATCAATGCTTTAGAGTATTAATATAGCTGTTAGTACATGCATATGTTTAttagaagaataaaaaatttaatcatcCTCTTGTGATGTCACATACATTTGATACGCTGCCTTCTTCTTGATTTAAACGACATATACTGGAACCATGCAAGAATAGAAACTACACCCAGAATATACAACAAAATAACTGTCGATTCCTTCGGTATAGGGCATTTGGTGAAGGCGTAATTGTTAGGAGTGAATACACCCTAAAATTTTTATAAGGTCAAGAATCtgagaaatttttcaaactaaaaataatatgaagaatataatattACCAATCCTATTGTTGGGTTGTTTTTATTGCGCCAGCTAAAACTGGGAATGGTGATCTCCAAGCCACCATCAAATGGAAGTTTTCTTGTGCAACCATGATGTGTATGACCAGATAATGAAAGACGCGGCTTTATTTGGTTTAAAAGGTGATAAGTTGCTTCTTGGCTCAGGCAGTCAtagttttccttgaatttttcttgtttaACAGGCATAGGGGCAGAATCCAAATCGTTACATTCCATGTCAGACTGCCTATATAGAGGGAAAtgctataaaaacaaaagttaaAATGGTACATTTTCTGCAGTACTATTTAGTACTGACAAATTTACCAGGTTAAAGATGAAGTTCAGGAAATAACCTTCGGGTCAATAATTCAATTCTTATATGCGTATGCGAATAATGTCATTTCGGGATTATTATTGCCAGATTTGATAAAAGCCTCTATCCCTTGAATTAATGGGAATATATACAAACTCTTCTCTTTTCAGCTAAAAACATTCTGGTGATATGAAATATTGTAAGTAATCTCTATTTTCCGAACTATGTCTAAACCTATATAAAGATAGTTTGATATAGACTTATGAGCATTTAAATTGATTCATATAGTTGACATCAATCTCAAAATAACGAGcagtaaaattataaaattgctGATAGAGTGAACATAAATTGAGACCCAATAATAATTATGCAATAGATttcgtcaaatttttttcctaaattaatttcatttatatttttgattcaactctctttattcaatgaatattaacctTTTCCTGGAAATCTTCACAGATCAGTAATATGACACAAACAGTTTTATATATTATgaccaatgatctaataatatgTAAATATGGTGAAAAGAAAGTAATCGACTCCGATATAGGAGTGAGATGCATGATATTTGCATGAGCTGACTGGAGTCCCAACATTGTTTTGATTGGTTTTACCTATTGAACCAATCAATAATATGCTTGGTTGAAACTCAAGCTTCTTTATTCCATCCCACATGGTCATATGACCGGATTTTTTGGAGACTCAACCTATCTCTCACTAAAATTAAAGTCAATACTCTGAACGATTTATTAAAGTCAATACACTGAACGATCGTCCAAGGGCATGTCTACGTATTATTGGATTATGAATTATAACACTGGATTGTTTATGTTTAAAGGATTCAACCTGGCGTTGTCGAAATGTGACTTCATTTACTTGTTGGCTAAAATTGTGATTTGGCAgcctctttgaattttatttaattttttgtatttttttttcttttttgagaaacatttatgaaaattaaaaatatcctcTTTTCATATGCTCAATAAACACCATTGATAAATTTAGAGAGATTTGGAAAAATTGTGGAATAGCacaattttacaaaaaattaaataatacaattctcaattttgaaaataataatttttgtattaaCATTATTTCTATGACATTACTCGATTACAGGATCAACTTACCCATGTGGCAACTCAGCACCCATTTTAACATATGATTGAAATGACTCAAAGGGTCACAGGTCATTTGACTAAAATGCATCTTTACCCTTATCAAATTTTTTAGTTTCCATTAAGTCTAATATTTGTAAATTTTTAGTAACAGACATAGTACTTCATAAAGTTTCCATAGAACAAGTTTTTATTTGTGTTAATCGATTTACCTGCATCAAAATTGGTTTACTAAATACTTCAAGTTTAGAGTTTTCATCACATTCACCATTATTGGTAGTTCTGGAACATTTTAACATTTCTGCAAAATATTAATCAGAAATTTTCCTTGATCACATTAATTCAACTCACTTTCCACTTTGTTAAGATGCAGTTCAGCATTCTTACATAAAAAACATCCATCACCTGCTAAAGCAATACTATTAACAAGAACAAAATGATTTCCCCTAACTGTAATGAATTGTACACCTGATACATTAAAAGCTTTGGCAAATTCATATATTCTATATGGATGTATCCTAAAAGTAAAACTCTAATTATCCAAGCCTTTCAAAAAATTGGACTTCTCACACTCGTAATGAAATCCTATATCATGGTTTCCAGGCACCATATACAGTTTTATATGATCtggaagtgaaaatatttcttgaaacctATGGGTGTATGTCTTCAGTTCTTGTGAGCTGCAATAAAAGCCTTCATCTAAAATGTCTCCTAATATGAAAACTACTTCAGGTTGTAGTAGAGTGACCGCTGTTTGGAAGGCTCTACGCATTTGCCACTCCCTACGTAATTTATCAAACCAATGTCCTTTTCTCGGACCCAGGAGATGTGGATCAGCAATGACCATAATTTTAAGTGGATCTTCCAAAGTTTTTTCAACTTTTGTATCCTCATTTATTGGATCAAGTATTGGCCAATTACACTAAAAAGTGgggaaattcataataaaatatttcagcaTAGGTATTAAATTGATTGAatatattacatataaaaaaataatagctTTCACCTGGATTGTGACAATATAGTAAATCCAATATTCGCAATAAACAAGCAGGAGGATCAAGgagataaatattttcattaaaaacttTCGGGGTAAGATCTTCATAATCAGAAAACATTTGttattgtttatatttataaaaatattggaGACTGAGACGAGGCCATAGATAAATTGAAAATCTTGTCATTTCTTTGAATGAATTAAGCTACGTTTACCTTCACGATATGTATACGTCAGTTAAATTGAGTCTACGTTAATCTTTtgattatattattttctgatagaaaatagCAAAGAAAACTGCTGAGATCTAAAAAAGTTATCCTGAATgtacttttttccataattaacatacagtccattcaggaattattgacatcgaagtaggccatgaacgtctagtcgcggctttatttctggttacaaaaatatcactaaaaattgctgtggttcatcatagaaatgaccagtttaaattattttcatcatttttgtatccgaaagatcctgaattttcgaaattacgattattacgaagggacgcatacagtcatgatttcataaattgaaattcagattatataacgtaaaaatatagtgaaatgctatctcatttcaaggaaattcaatgaagagatatctattcatttaagagtcgctcatgaaagatcccattgaagatcattaaaataggcATATTCCTTTTCGCCAAAGGCTctacaaaaattgttgcattactgatggacactggataccaacctgcttgcaaaattcttattaaatcactcttatggatcattttaactgtggtgtctaaactggtaaagaaaacagaaaaaactggttgataaatttaaatagtgtagcttagtgaatggaagagccgcatcataataagacagaaataaaattcaaagaatccatttagtatatgaaaaattttgacatcacagttgtactgtaactttcaaaattggaaccaatttatcagccgatgtgtaaattactttctaaagtcactatttattgaaactgttcatgacatgaatgattgattaaacttgtatgaaaaatataggtactatttgtactcgagttttctgttttttatt includes:
- the LOC123678227 gene encoding metallophosphoesterase 1-like; the protein is MKILPRKFLMKIFISLILLLVYCEYWIYYIVTIQCNWPILDPINEDTKVEKTLEDPLKIMVIADPHLLGPRKGHWFDKLRREWQMRRAFQTAVTLLQPEVVFILGDILDEGFYCSSQELKTYTHRFQEIFSLPDHIKLYMVPGNHDIGFHYEIHPYRIYEFAKAFNVSGVQFITVRGNHFVLVNSIALAGDGCFLCKNAELHLNKVEKMLKCSRTTNNGECDENSKLEVFSKPILMQHFPLYRQSDMECNDLDSAPMPVKQEKFKENYDCLSQEATYHLLNQIKPRLSLSGHTHHGCTRKLPFDGGLEITIPSFSWRNKNNPTIGLGVFTPNNYAFTKCPIPKESTVILLYILGVVSILAWFQYMSFKSRRRQRIKCM